The following proteins are encoded in a genomic region of Sorangiineae bacterium MSr12523:
- a CDS encoding ester cyclase, whose protein sequence is MKNVKASARIASTLLAVALTVGTAACATTAPAGSEALEAKQLALFDDLDFNVYTNQKWGELGRTHSKDIVVHWPDGHTTTGIEKHIEDLKGMFVWAPDTRIQEHPIKIAKKDWTAVTGVLEGTFTKPMPIGDGKTIPPTGKAFKIQMVTVGHWSPDGVMHEEYLFWDNQEFMKEIGLGK, encoded by the coding sequence ATGAAGAACGTCAAGGCAAGTGCGCGTATCGCCTCCACCCTGCTGGCGGTGGCACTGACGGTAGGCACGGCGGCCTGCGCAACGACCGCCCCCGCGGGTTCAGAGGCGCTCGAGGCCAAGCAGCTCGCCCTCTTCGACGACCTCGACTTCAACGTCTACACGAACCAAAAGTGGGGCGAGCTCGGTCGCACCCACTCGAAAGACATCGTGGTCCATTGGCCGGACGGACACACGACGACAGGCATCGAGAAGCACATCGAGGACCTGAAGGGCATGTTCGTCTGGGCTCCGGACACGCGCATCCAGGAGCACCCGATCAAGATCGCCAAGAAGGATTGGACAGCCGTAACCGGCGTGCTGGAAGGCACGTTCACGAAGCCCATGCCGATAGGTGACGGCAAAACGATTCCGCCAACGGGCAAGGCGTTCAAGATCCAGATGGTCACCGTAGGCCATTGGTCGCCGGACGGTGTCATGCACGAGGAGTATCTCTTCTGGGATAACCAGGAGTTCATGAAGGAGATCGGGCTCGGCAAATAG
- a CDS encoding LysR substrate-binding domain-containing protein yields the protein MGTIDFNLLPLFVAVAETSSFSRAAVKLNVRKSSVSRGIAALEGAMNVRLFHRTTRQVSLTTAGTALLERASAPLASLQRSVLDLPEVQESVSGQLRITAPIDLGSTVLAPIVARFSSLHPGLEIDLRLTNAFVDLVAEGIDIAFRIASRPLKDSSLTAQKIGAVHLQLFASPGYLARKGRPRSPDDLAKHSWVTFRHAERLKLVGPNGTATVGCRGPIRCDDMFFMREILRQGAGIGLLPTFVAGSDVTAGELVHALPQWTVPQGQLWFLYPSARHLPRKVIAFREFVVECLRGRVGRKDP from the coding sequence ATGGGAACAATCGATTTCAACCTCCTCCCGCTCTTCGTAGCCGTCGCGGAGACATCGAGTTTCTCTCGCGCCGCCGTGAAGTTGAACGTCCGGAAGTCGTCCGTTAGCCGCGGCATTGCGGCACTCGAAGGCGCGATGAACGTTCGGCTCTTTCATCGGACCACCCGACAGGTGTCACTGACCACGGCAGGTACGGCGCTGCTGGAGCGTGCGTCGGCGCCGCTCGCATCCCTTCAGCGATCGGTCCTTGACCTACCCGAGGTCCAAGAATCGGTATCGGGGCAGCTCCGCATCACGGCACCGATTGACCTCGGTTCCACGGTGCTCGCTCCGATAGTGGCCCGCTTCTCGTCGCTGCATCCCGGCCTGGAGATCGATCTCCGCCTCACGAATGCGTTCGTCGACTTGGTTGCCGAGGGGATCGATATCGCATTCCGTATCGCTAGCCGGCCGCTCAAGGACTCGTCGCTGACCGCCCAGAAGATCGGGGCCGTCCATCTGCAACTATTTGCATCTCCGGGCTACCTCGCGCGCAAAGGGAGGCCACGGTCACCCGACGATCTCGCCAAGCATTCGTGGGTCACCTTCCGTCACGCCGAGCGGTTGAAGCTCGTCGGGCCAAACGGCACTGCCACCGTCGGGTGCCGTGGCCCGATCCGGTGCGATGACATGTTCTTCATGCGCGAAATACTCCGGCAAGGTGCGGGCATCGGATTGCTTCCGACCTTCGTCGCGGGGTCGGATGTCACCGCCGGAGAGTTGGTCCATGCGCTCCCACAATGGACTGTGCCGCAAGGACAGCTCTGGTTCTTGTACCCTAGCGCACGTCACCTTCCCCGAAAGGTGATCGCCTTCCGCGAGTTCGTCGTCGAGTGCTTGCGCGGTCGAGTTGGGCGCAAAGACCCATAG
- a CDS encoding nucleoside hydrolase, whose product MSPSAETNGALPLLVDTDICADVDDIGALAMVNSMHSRGEVRLLGVMVDTRGNAGAAAVDVVNTYYGHPDIPIGALQPTDASKCDLSHDYVGHLVERFPHDLTGGSAAPNAIHLYRKLLAAEKDHSVVIVSVGAATNLAALLDSRPDAASALSGAELVSRKVARLVLMGGKYPYSDTGPEFNFKLDPAGTRHAVDHWPTPITFSGLESFVKLGKRVSTEAPLDSPVRMAFEIGYGPGVNHDAWDMLPILYAARRGRYFTEKNCGFNRISDDGSNRCTVDVPSDAKESDSIASRQRYLRFSDPEGRATATIEDMLVTGR is encoded by the coding sequence ATGAGCCCCTCGGCAGAGACCAATGGCGCGCTACCTTTGCTCGTGGATACCGACATTTGCGCCGATGTGGACGACATCGGGGCGCTGGCCATGGTCAATTCGATGCACTCGCGCGGCGAGGTGCGGCTGCTCGGTGTGATGGTGGACACGCGGGGCAATGCAGGCGCGGCCGCCGTGGATGTCGTGAATACGTATTATGGCCATCCCGATATCCCGATTGGTGCATTACAGCCCACGGACGCGTCGAAATGCGATCTATCCCATGATTACGTCGGGCATCTCGTCGAGCGCTTTCCGCACGATCTCACGGGAGGCTCCGCGGCGCCGAACGCCATTCACCTGTATCGGAAGCTGCTCGCCGCAGAGAAGGATCACAGCGTGGTCATCGTCTCGGTGGGCGCGGCGACCAACTTGGCTGCGCTGCTCGACTCCCGCCCCGACGCCGCGAGTGCGCTTTCCGGCGCCGAGCTGGTTTCGAGGAAGGTCGCGCGCCTCGTGCTGATGGGCGGCAAATACCCGTACAGCGACACTGGGCCCGAGTTCAACTTCAAACTCGATCCCGCGGGTACACGCCACGCGGTGGACCATTGGCCGACCCCCATCACGTTCAGCGGGCTCGAATCGTTCGTGAAGCTCGGAAAGCGCGTTTCGACGGAAGCACCCTTGGACAGCCCCGTGCGCATGGCCTTCGAAATCGGCTACGGCCCGGGCGTCAACCACGACGCGTGGGATATGCTTCCCATCCTGTACGCGGCGCGCAGAGGACGGTACTTCACCGAGAAGAACTGCGGCTTCAACCGAATCAGCGACGATGGCTCGAATCGATGCACCGTCGACGTACCATCCGACGCCAAAGAGTCGGATTCGATCGCAAGCCGGCAACGCTACCTCCGCTTCTCGGATCCCGAAGGACGCGCGACGGCGACCATCGAGGACATGCTCGTCACGGGCCGCTGA
- a CDS encoding alginate lyase family protein yields the protein MSVRFVTMLVGIGVVAGCSGDAPADIEGGHEALAAATPGTVVLDGAQLMATRQALANGGGTPAQRAALAALLHRADDALTAGPWAVTDKDQVPPSGDKHDYLSQAPYWWASKTPTPDNPKGCPYVSRDGQRNPEADAITDHYERMVAWDAIVDLSLAWFYTGNANYAARAVLDVRTWFLDAATRMNPSLPYAQLIPCRTDVRGTGIIDTSQNITHLVDALAILDSGAPGWTAADRSGIKDWFTKFLKWMQTSPQAKAELGAKNNHGSFIDMQNAAIALYVGQTSNAKTIVEAAKSKRIAAQIKLDGSQPAELSRTMSWHYANFNLTALGRLAEIGTHVGVDLWHYTAPNGANLLKAVDFVIPAAEKGASAWPYQQINGFQQFIAVDILHAAAEQANDTKAKAALSKVPAPPGGDLWPIRPSCTPLDPPAR from the coding sequence ATGTCCGTTCGATTCGTGACGATGCTCGTGGGCATTGGTGTGGTGGCGGGATGCAGCGGCGATGCGCCTGCCGATATCGAAGGAGGGCACGAGGCCCTCGCGGCTGCGACGCCCGGCACGGTGGTCCTCGACGGTGCGCAGTTGATGGCGACACGGCAAGCACTCGCCAATGGCGGGGGCACGCCAGCACAACGGGCGGCGCTCGCGGCCTTGCTTCATCGCGCCGACGACGCGTTGACTGCCGGGCCTTGGGCGGTGACCGACAAGGACCAAGTGCCGCCGAGCGGAGACAAACACGATTACCTGAGTCAGGCCCCCTATTGGTGGGCATCGAAAACGCCGACGCCGGACAACCCGAAAGGGTGTCCTTACGTGTCGCGCGATGGGCAGCGCAACCCGGAAGCCGATGCGATCACCGACCACTACGAGCGCATGGTGGCATGGGACGCGATCGTCGATTTGTCCCTGGCCTGGTTCTACACGGGGAATGCCAACTACGCGGCGCGCGCGGTGCTCGATGTGCGCACGTGGTTTCTCGATGCCGCAACCCGTATGAACCCGAGTCTTCCGTATGCGCAGCTGATCCCCTGTCGAACGGATGTCCGCGGCACGGGCATCATCGATACGTCGCAGAACATCACGCACCTCGTGGACGCGCTCGCGATCCTCGATTCGGGCGCGCCGGGTTGGACGGCGGCGGATCGCTCGGGCATCAAGGACTGGTTCACGAAGTTCCTCAAATGGATGCAGACCAGCCCGCAGGCCAAGGCCGAATTGGGTGCCAAGAACAACCACGGTAGCTTCATCGACATGCAGAACGCGGCCATCGCGCTCTACGTCGGGCAAACCAGCAACGCCAAAACCATCGTGGAGGCCGCGAAGTCGAAGCGGATTGCCGCCCAAATCAAGTTGGATGGGAGCCAACCCGCGGAGCTCTCGCGGACGATGTCGTGGCACTATGCCAACTTCAACCTGACTGCGCTGGGCCGTCTCGCCGAAATCGGGACACATGTCGGCGTTGATTTGTGGCACTACACGGCCCCCAACGGCGCAAATCTGCTCAAAGCCGTGGACTTTGTCATCCCCGCCGCCGAAAAAGGCGCTAGCGCATGGCCGTACCAGCAGATCAACGGTTTTCAACAGTTCATCGCGGTCGACATTCTGCACGCCGCCGCGGAGCAAGCCAACGACACGAAGGCCAAAGCGGCCCTATCCAAGGTCCCCGCCCCGCCGGGCGGCGACTTATGGCCCATCCGTCCCTCGTGTACGCCGCTCGATCCTCCGGCGCGCTAG
- a CDS encoding SgcJ/EcaC family oxidoreductase gives MRTASTEQGSRQGDEQAIHALLERQAKAWNDADADAFGETFTEDSRYIAFFGGIYRGRSEIVASHRLLWKGILKGTRMHTEVLEIRFVNPDVAIVITRGEVAKRPPKRLPKVQSQVAVRDREAQWRFAHFQNTKRLRAMEWLTYRLGVDAIPSLDR, from the coding sequence GTGAGAACGGCGAGCACGGAGCAGGGGAGTCGACAGGGCGACGAGCAGGCCATCCATGCACTACTCGAGCGCCAGGCAAAGGCATGGAACGATGCCGACGCCGACGCGTTCGGAGAGACTTTCACGGAAGACAGCCGCTACATCGCCTTCTTCGGTGGAATCTACCGGGGGCGAAGTGAGATCGTCGCCTCGCACCGGCTCCTCTGGAAAGGCATTTTGAAGGGAACCCGTATGCACACCGAGGTTCTCGAGATCCGCTTCGTGAACCCGGACGTGGCCATCGTGATCACGCGAGGCGAGGTCGCGAAGCGCCCGCCCAAGAGGCTTCCCAAGGTTCAATCCCAGGTTGCCGTGCGAGACCGCGAGGCGCAATGGCGGTTCGCGCATTTCCAAAATACGAAACGACTTCGAGCCATGGAGTGGCTCACGTACCGCCTCGGCGTCGATGCGATTCCGTCCCTGGATAGATGA
- a CDS encoding MarR family transcriptional regulator translates to MSSRARPSARRQDLIDSLVRAARRSSTSAVMFHGAVAERFGLSASDNKALEILDRAGPLTATELATQTGLAKTSITSLVDRLARKRLVRRVRDPKDRRSIIIQLNPSALAPRNAAYETIRRKTIAALARYTNDELALITEFLTRGADLAIEATIAVGSLASRTRFGARQD, encoded by the coding sequence ATGTCAAGCCGTGCCCGACCGAGCGCCCGGCGGCAGGATTTGATCGATTCCCTGGTTCGGGCCGCACGGAGGAGCAGTACGTCGGCGGTCATGTTCCACGGTGCCGTTGCCGAGCGGTTCGGGCTCAGTGCATCGGACAACAAGGCACTCGAGATTCTCGATCGGGCTGGGCCCCTTACCGCCACCGAGCTCGCGACGCAAACCGGCTTGGCGAAAACGTCGATAACGAGCCTCGTCGACCGCCTCGCACGCAAACGCCTGGTGCGGCGCGTGCGTGATCCGAAGGATCGCCGTAGCATCATCATCCAGCTGAATCCGAGCGCGCTCGCCCCTCGGAATGCCGCCTACGAGACGATTCGACGCAAGACGATCGCGGCCCTTGCGCGCTATACGAACGATGAACTGGCGCTCATTACGGAGTTTCTGACGCGCGGCGCGGATCTGGCCATCGAAGCAACGATCGCGGTGGGATCCCTCGCTTCCCGCACGCGATTCGGAGCGCGGCAAGATTGA
- a CDS encoding thioredoxin family protein, protein MHYLTKAAGAAALIGIIAGATIVLRHEKPIASAQPVPVAVDGAESCNRDTEACDTHRPNAAKAGARLEGRPRMIAFSSAACPACERMKPRLAEAIKACRGEADVYRVNVDDDAGETLAATYNVSLLPTYVNVDASGVEVSRLTGVQSEERLERSIEEVRAVQCASIEKKTDEKPM, encoded by the coding sequence ATGCACTATCTTACGAAAGCGGCCGGGGCCGCTGCCTTGATTGGAATCATTGCGGGCGCAACCATAGTTCTTCGGCACGAAAAGCCCATCGCTTCGGCTCAACCGGTGCCGGTCGCCGTCGATGGCGCAGAATCGTGCAACCGCGACACCGAAGCGTGTGACACGCATCGGCCCAACGCCGCAAAGGCGGGCGCACGGCTCGAGGGCCGTCCGAGGATGATCGCGTTTTCCAGCGCGGCCTGCCCGGCGTGCGAGCGCATGAAGCCGCGGCTCGCGGAAGCGATCAAGGCGTGCCGCGGAGAGGCGGACGTCTACCGCGTCAACGTCGACGATGACGCAGGCGAAACGCTTGCCGCCACGTACAATGTGTCGCTGCTTCCCACGTACGTGAATGTCGACGCTTCGGGGGTCGAGGTCTCGCGCCTCACCGGGGTGCAGTCCGAAGAACGCCTCGAGCGCAGCATCGAAGAAGTCCGCGCCGTGCAGTGTGCGTCCATCGAGAAGAAGACCGACGAAAAGCCGATGTAG
- the ylqF gene encoding ribosome biogenesis GTPase YlqF produces MTIQWYPGHMNKARKAIADALPTKDVVLEVLDARMPRASANPVLAELCAHKACIKILSKSDLADPEVTKEWIRYLESADGNGRVAAIALTTTRPGEMRAKIPEICKRLVPHRTGPTKSVRAMVVGIPNVGKSTLINTLMERKVTKVGDEPAVTKSQQLVTLKSGMTLSDNPGILWPRSDIDSAATMRLALGGALPDTVMDYEYVGLFAAEFFLTRYPQLLCTRFKLDEVPASPMEALQTIGRKRGCIRSGGVVDLHKAGDVLIHEFRNGTLGRITLEAPSDPP; encoded by the coding sequence ATGACCATCCAGTGGTACCCGGGCCACATGAACAAGGCCCGCAAGGCCATCGCCGACGCGCTCCCCACGAAAGACGTGGTGCTCGAGGTGCTCGACGCGCGCATGCCCCGAGCGAGCGCCAATCCGGTCTTGGCCGAGCTTTGCGCGCACAAGGCGTGCATCAAGATCCTGAGCAAGAGCGATCTGGCCGATCCCGAGGTCACCAAGGAGTGGATCCGCTACTTGGAGTCCGCGGACGGGAATGGAAGGGTGGCCGCCATTGCCCTTACCACCACGCGGCCCGGCGAGATGCGCGCGAAGATTCCCGAGATATGCAAGCGGCTCGTCCCCCATCGGACCGGCCCAACCAAAAGCGTGCGGGCGATGGTGGTAGGCATCCCCAACGTCGGCAAGTCGACGTTGATCAACACGCTCATGGAGCGCAAGGTCACCAAGGTGGGCGACGAGCCGGCGGTGACCAAAAGCCAGCAGCTCGTCACCCTGAAGAGCGGAATGACCCTTTCGGACAATCCGGGCATCCTCTGGCCGCGCAGCGACATCGATAGCGCGGCCACGATGCGGCTTGCCCTCGGCGGCGCTCTACCCGACACCGTGATGGACTACGAGTACGTCGGGCTCTTCGCGGCGGAGTTCTTTCTCACGCGCTATCCGCAGCTGCTCTGCACGCGTTTCAAGCTCGACGAAGTCCCCGCCTCGCCCATGGAGGCGCTGCAGACCATCGGGCGAAAGCGCGGCTGCATCCGGAGCGGCGGGGTCGTCGATCTGCACAAGGCGGGCGACGTCTTGATTCACGAGTTCCGAAACGGCACCTTGGGACGAATCACGTTGGAGGCGCCGAGCGATCCTCCCTGA
- a CDS encoding pirin family protein, whose protein sequence is MNTEFDASVFSKRHRVSDVRSVERVFRSNAFHWVGNGFHVSSYFPSARLPAERVSPFVLMDYGPAKEFTPLARGKRGVGWHPHRGFETVTLAWEGSVAHRDNAGHAGVIGPGDVQWMTAGAGIFHEEYHEESFTRRGGKLHMMQLWVNLPSKDKMAAPAYQPILAAQIPAVPVEGGGEVRVIAGEHGGARGPAHTFTPITMLDVQLSAGARLQVPLPANHNALAVVAEGRVRAGEAFASTGELLLFANDGARLELVAEQDAHVIVLAGQSLGEPIVAYGPFVMNTVGQIEQAIYDVNSGKFGDVPE, encoded by the coding sequence ATGAACACCGAATTCGACGCATCCGTGTTTTCGAAGCGGCATCGCGTGTCCGACGTTCGCTCCGTCGAGAGAGTCTTTCGCAGCAACGCCTTCCACTGGGTCGGCAACGGCTTTCACGTATCGTCCTATTTTCCCAGTGCAAGACTCCCCGCGGAGCGCGTAAGCCCGTTCGTCCTCATGGATTATGGCCCTGCGAAGGAGTTCACTCCGCTCGCACGCGGCAAGCGCGGCGTAGGTTGGCATCCTCACCGCGGATTCGAGACCGTCACGCTCGCGTGGGAAGGTTCGGTCGCCCACCGTGACAACGCCGGCCATGCCGGGGTCATCGGGCCCGGCGACGTGCAATGGATGACGGCGGGTGCCGGGATATTCCACGAGGAGTACCACGAGGAGAGCTTCACGCGTCGCGGTGGCAAGCTGCATATGATGCAGCTCTGGGTGAACCTTCCCTCGAAGGACAAGATGGCCGCGCCGGCGTACCAACCCATCCTGGCCGCGCAAATCCCGGCCGTGCCGGTCGAGGGCGGTGGCGAAGTTCGCGTCATTGCGGGCGAGCACGGCGGCGCACGAGGTCCGGCGCATACGTTCACGCCCATCACGATGCTCGATGTGCAGCTCTCCGCGGGCGCGCGTCTGCAGGTGCCGCTTCCCGCGAATCACAACGCGCTCGCCGTGGTTGCGGAGGGCCGTGTGCGTGCGGGTGAAGCTTTCGCCAGCACGGGAGAACTTCTCCTTTTCGCAAACGATGGCGCGCGCCTCGAACTCGTCGCGGAGCAAGACGCGCACGTGATCGTTCTCGCGGGCCAGTCCCTCGGCGAACCGATCGTCGCTTACGGCCCCTTCGTGATGAACACCGTCGGGCAGATCGAGCAGGCGATCTACGACGTCAACAGCGGGAAATTCGGCGACGTTCCGGAATGA
- a CDS encoding LysR family transcriptional regulator, whose product MAFLLWNVRTARVVDLRRRFGEMPSKDLFLPIEAFCVWRLLEAPPATVKSRAILDTVQLMLEGVTIEQLRTLRAVAEAGSFSAAARKLGRVQAAVSQSIDRLEALLELRLFDRSGRVPRLTRHGEAIVAAAAKIEGDVNALEELAARLKRGEETSLSIVVDALFPTASLVPFAKDLAAKHPSVSFVLFTDVLSGVTAHVRERRSAWGIAIEDADMTDLERRPIADVQLVPVAASDYVLAKRSGPIDDAALEGTVQIVLGEHRDTADASDAQGVFAPHTWRVVDQATKLSLIANGLGWGHMPEHLVRDDLRAGRLVKLALDAWGGGTLRRSLVLVWRRGTVLGPVARWAQQRLSELCLGVVEPGSARRAPHHAK is encoded by the coding sequence ATGGCGTTTCTCCTTTGGAACGTGCGCACGGCACGTGTGGTGGATCTACGCCGTCGCTTTGGAGAAATGCCTTCGAAGGACCTATTTCTTCCTATCGAAGCATTCTGCGTTTGGCGCCTTTTGGAGGCGCCCCCGGCCACGGTGAAATCACGCGCGATACTGGATACAGTGCAACTTATGCTCGAAGGCGTCACCATCGAACAATTGCGTACGCTGCGTGCGGTCGCCGAGGCGGGAAGCTTCTCGGCCGCGGCGCGAAAACTCGGGCGCGTACAAGCGGCGGTGAGCCAGTCGATCGACCGGCTCGAGGCTCTGCTCGAGCTTCGCCTCTTCGATCGATCGGGGCGCGTGCCGCGGCTCACACGTCACGGCGAGGCCATCGTGGCGGCGGCGGCGAAGATCGAAGGCGATGTGAACGCGCTCGAGGAGCTGGCCGCTCGTTTGAAGCGAGGCGAGGAAACGTCGCTCTCCATCGTCGTCGACGCGTTGTTCCCCACCGCATCACTGGTGCCATTTGCAAAGGACCTCGCGGCGAAGCATCCCTCCGTCTCCTTCGTGCTCTTCACCGACGTCCTCTCGGGCGTCACGGCGCACGTGCGCGAGCGCAGATCGGCGTGGGGAATCGCCATCGAAGACGCCGACATGACCGATCTCGAGCGCCGCCCCATCGCCGATGTGCAGCTCGTTCCGGTCGCCGCCAGCGACTACGTTCTTGCGAAGCGATCTGGCCCCATCGACGATGCCGCTCTCGAGGGGACGGTGCAAATCGTCCTCGGAGAACATCGTGACACGGCCGACGCGTCGGACGCGCAGGGCGTCTTCGCCCCGCACACCTGGCGCGTCGTCGACCAAGCGACGAAGCTCTCGCTGATTGCCAACGGTCTCGGATGGGGGCACATGCCCGAGCACCTCGTTCGCGACGATCTGCGCGCGGGCCGTTTGGTGAAGCTCGCACTCGATGCCTGGGGAGGCGGCACACTGCGGCGCTCGCTCGTGCTCGTATGGAGGCGCGGAACCGTGCTCGGCCCGGTCGCGCGCTGGGCGCAGCAGCGCCTCTCGGAGCTATGCCTCGGCGTGGTCGAACCTGGTTCGGCCCGCCGCGCGCCCCATCACGCGAAGTGA
- a CDS encoding GPI inositol-deacylase, protein MASKKTRNDGDDLRGASRLAVEATKSVTDLVEAMHHAIGGGPDLLGRPLAVPVRLMTAPVYGSIRAITKLVGVTLDVALAQLQPLLGERTPGPEREAVIAALNGVLGDYLAKTGNPLAIEMRLHHEGHPLTLDEASLRESLSRVGGKLLVLVHGSSMNDLQWLRRGHDHGAALARDLGYTPVYLHYNSGLHISANGRSLADLLERAVLAWPAPIDELVLLGHSMGGLVSRSACYYGEVANHVWRSKLRKMICLGSPHHGAPLERGGNWVDVLLGISRYSEALTRLGQIRSCGVTDMRFGNVVDEHWEGVDRFAFGKDTRTPLPLPEGVACYAVAATTGLDAGGKLPGDGLVPVDSALGRHIKPELTLAFPEAHRSIAYGTGHLDLLDRPEVYRTIASWLASEPITPAGTIST, encoded by the coding sequence ATGGCGAGCAAGAAGACGCGCAACGACGGCGACGATCTGCGCGGGGCCAGCCGGCTCGCGGTCGAGGCGACGAAAAGCGTGACCGATCTGGTCGAGGCGATGCACCACGCGATCGGTGGCGGGCCCGACCTTCTTGGCCGCCCACTTGCCGTGCCGGTGCGTTTGATGACGGCGCCCGTTTACGGAAGCATCCGCGCCATCACGAAGTTGGTCGGTGTGACCTTGGACGTTGCCCTCGCGCAGCTTCAGCCGCTGCTCGGGGAACGCACACCGGGGCCCGAGCGCGAGGCGGTCATCGCGGCCCTCAACGGCGTGCTGGGCGACTACCTGGCCAAGACGGGTAACCCTCTCGCCATCGAGATGCGATTGCACCACGAGGGGCATCCGCTGACCCTCGACGAAGCATCGCTCCGCGAAAGCCTCTCCCGCGTGGGGGGCAAATTACTCGTCCTCGTTCATGGCTCGAGCATGAACGACCTTCAATGGCTCCGGCGCGGGCACGATCATGGTGCCGCCCTCGCGCGCGACCTTGGATATACGCCCGTCTATTTGCACTACAACAGCGGACTGCATATCTCGGCCAACGGTCGCTCGTTGGCCGATTTGCTCGAGCGCGCGGTTTTGGCCTGGCCTGCCCCCATCGACGAGTTGGTCCTCTTGGGCCACAGCATGGGCGGATTGGTATCGCGGAGCGCTTGTTACTATGGTGAAGTGGCCAATCATGTTTGGCGCTCCAAGCTGCGCAAGATGATCTGCCTCGGATCGCCGCACCACGGCGCCCCGCTCGAGCGTGGTGGCAATTGGGTCGACGTTCTACTCGGCATTAGCCGGTACAGCGAGGCGCTCACACGCCTCGGGCAGATCCGAAGTTGCGGTGTCACCGATATGCGGTTTGGCAATGTGGTCGACGAGCACTGGGAAGGGGTCGACCGTTTTGCATTCGGGAAAGACACGCGCACCCCGCTCCCTTTGCCCGAAGGGGTCGCTTGTTATGCCGTCGCCGCGACGACCGGTCTCGATGCAGGTGGCAAGCTCCCGGGCGATGGTCTCGTTCCCGTCGACAGCGCGCTCGGCCGGCACATCAAGCCGGAGCTGACCCTCGCCTTCCCCGAGGCACATCGATCGATCGCCTACGGCACAGGTCATCTCGACTTGCTCGATCGGCCCGAAGTTTACCGAACGATCGCGTCATGGCTGGCGTCGGAACCGATTACGCCTGCAGGCACGATAAGTACATGA